The Peribacillus simplex genome contains a region encoding:
- a CDS encoding protein-glutamine gamma-glutamyltransferase, protein MIKINHKWLDVSQIQPGIASAKSLEIVQLLAEDSNVFEYRNFGDFNFEIQLRNRVIAASIALDKSNAEFSTLEESESNKQYWRLSRDGTFTLQPGVLPHAAIVDIFINGRLYAFECGTAMVVTFLKAILDLIGPRNFDDLFSNLFLYDWHPPQNMALNIHQGRDYLPGDCVYFKNPDHDEATPEWQGENAILLGQNLFYGHGIGITSAQGIITELNSHRKPFATISAFLTDHIIFLDSSFYSQFQLNIPRAMPDHSPVSFSNCIVSEIGSNIYLS, encoded by the coding sequence ATGATAAAGATTAATCACAAATGGTTAGATGTCAGTCAAATCCAACCAGGAATAGCATCTGCTAAATCGCTTGAAATTGTCCAATTGCTGGCGGAAGATTCTAACGTTTTTGAATACCGGAACTTTGGAGATTTTAATTTCGAGATACAACTGAGGAACCGAGTCATTGCGGCATCTATTGCGTTGGATAAAAGTAATGCAGAATTTTCCACACTCGAGGAATCGGAATCCAATAAACAATATTGGCGCCTTTCAAGGGATGGCACCTTTACCCTTCAGCCAGGGGTTCTCCCCCATGCTGCAATCGTTGACATTTTTATAAATGGAAGGCTTTATGCTTTCGAATGCGGGACAGCAATGGTCGTCACTTTTTTAAAGGCCATTTTGGATTTAATCGGCCCTAGGAATTTCGACGACCTTTTTTCAAACCTATTTTTATATGACTGGCACCCTCCACAAAATATGGCTCTCAATATTCATCAAGGAAGGGATTATTTACCGGGTGATTGCGTTTACTTCAAAAACCCTGATCACGACGAGGCAACTCCTGAATGGCAAGGTGAAAATGCCATATTATTAGGGCAAAACCTCTTTTATGGCCACGGTATCGGGATTACCAGTGCACAGGGAATCATCACTGAATTAAATAGCCATAGAAAGCCGTTCGCCACCATATCAGCATTCCTGACAGATCATATCATTTTCCTGGATAGTTCCTTCTATAGTCAATTCCAACTAAATATCCCCCGTGCAATGCCAGATCACAGCCCTGTCAGCTTTTCCAATTGTATTGTTTCTGAAATAGGTTCGAATATTTACCTTTCATGA
- the rarD gene encoding EamA family transporter RarD, translated as MKVDEQKEGAIYAALSYMMWGIVPIYWKFLQGVGATEILAQRVLWSFVFMLVLLMFMKKWQAFLVYVKNIMGNPKLFTALLTASLLVTANWGVFIWAVNSGRILDTSLGYYINPLVSVLLGVIVLKEKLSRAQIISFLLAGIGVLILGIHFGTIPWISLVLAMTFGLYGLAKKMIKAESAIGLTLETMMVTPLALGYLIYLMNQSEMQFFTEGSTSLLLVGGGIVTALPLLYFAKGAEKIPLSMLGIFQYIAPTLSLLIGVFVYHESFTKAHLLAFLFIWSALAVYTLSITKWGQASARRFKGKGNIGA; from the coding sequence ATGAAAGTGGATGAACAAAAAGAAGGGGCGATCTATGCAGCCCTTTCTTACATGATGTGGGGAATCGTGCCGATTTACTGGAAGTTCCTTCAGGGAGTCGGTGCAACGGAAATTTTAGCTCAGAGGGTATTATGGTCTTTCGTGTTCATGCTGGTTTTATTGATGTTCATGAAAAAATGGCAAGCGTTTCTTGTTTATGTCAAAAACATAATGGGAAATCCCAAACTCTTTACGGCATTACTAACGGCGTCACTGCTTGTTACAGCTAATTGGGGAGTGTTCATCTGGGCCGTTAACTCAGGACGGATCCTCGACACGAGCCTTGGATATTATATCAATCCGCTAGTCAGTGTACTATTGGGAGTGATAGTCTTAAAAGAAAAATTGAGCCGGGCCCAAATCATTTCTTTCCTGCTTGCAGGAATCGGAGTCTTGATCCTTGGCATTCATTTCGGCACGATCCCGTGGATTTCGCTTGTTTTGGCCATGACGTTCGGGTTATACGGTCTGGCAAAAAAAATGATCAAGGCCGAATCGGCGATCGGGCTGACGCTCGAAACGATGATGGTAACGCCGCTTGCCCTGGGCTACCTGATTTACTTGATGAACCAATCAGAAATGCAATTCTTTACAGAGGGGAGCACAAGCCTGCTGTTGGTGGGCGGCGGGATTGTCACGGCATTGCCACTTTTATATTTTGCGAAAGGGGCGGAAAAGATCCCGTTATCGATGCTTGGCATTTTTCAGTATATCGCTCCGACCTTATCTTTATTGATCGGGGTATTCGTCTATCATGAAAGTTTTACCAAAGCACATCTTTTAGCCTTTTTGTTCATATGGTCAGCCTTGGCTGTTTATACATTATCCATAACGAAATGGGGTCAGGCAAGTGCCCGCAGGTTCAAAGGCAAAGGGAATATTGGTGCGTGA
- a CDS encoding amidohydrolase, with protein MGTLWFNGSIYTMIKENDQVEAVFTEKGVIVDTGSLDYLKNEYAGNISREIDLKGQTMLPGLVDSHLHLVGHGERLLRLDLSLMDSRESILKSLKEKCSKTPAGKWIVAEGWNENEWPSPELILRDELDAISTEHPIVLKRICRHALVVNSRALLEADIKEDIKEPSGGVICRYPGGRLNGLFKESQAQNLILDSLPGIDQEYIEKALTAAIEDAYKLGLTGGHTEDLFYYNGFMPTYQAFKSVIEDREMAFRANLLVHHEAFEEMLAAGGGYQKGTRYIKFDSMKIFTDGSLGGRTALLSEPYVDQKDTNGVAIFTENELQEWVKKARDAGMPIAVHAIGDLAFEYVLNAIEALPPKKGQRDRLIHAQIVRPELLERAAKLPVIFDIQPGFVPSDFPWVEEKVPADLLESSYAWKTYLNLGIICAGGSDAPIEPLNPILGIHAAVTRMKINSEDRTVYGLDERLSVYEAFSLYTKGSAAAIGQEKRRGVIMDGYDADFTVFNLDVFAVAPDDLLKAEAVMTVIDDKIMYDKK; from the coding sequence ATGGGAACGTTATGGTTCAATGGGTCGATTTATACGATGATTAAAGAAAACGATCAAGTGGAGGCAGTCTTCACTGAAAAGGGGGTAATTGTTGATACCGGCAGCCTGGACTATTTGAAAAATGAATATGCCGGCAATATTTCCAGGGAAATCGACTTAAAGGGACAAACGATGCTGCCGGGGTTAGTGGATAGTCACCTTCATTTGGTCGGGCATGGTGAAAGGCTGCTTCGTTTAGACCTTTCTTTGATGGATAGCAGGGAGTCCATCTTGAAATCCTTGAAGGAAAAGTGTTCTAAAACCCCGGCAGGAAAGTGGATTGTTGCAGAAGGGTGGAATGAAAATGAATGGCCGAGTCCTGAATTGATATTACGGGATGAGCTTGACGCGATATCGACAGAACATCCCATCGTATTGAAAAGGATTTGCCGTCATGCCTTGGTGGTCAATTCCCGCGCCCTTTTGGAAGCGGATATTAAAGAAGATATAAAAGAACCTTCAGGCGGGGTGATCTGCCGCTATCCCGGCGGGCGTTTAAATGGTTTATTTAAAGAAAGCCAGGCGCAGAACCTTATTTTAGACAGCCTTCCCGGCATTGATCAAGAGTATATCGAAAAAGCGCTCACAGCGGCAATAGAAGACGCATATAAGCTAGGTTTGACTGGCGGACATACTGAGGACCTTTTTTATTACAATGGCTTCATGCCGACATATCAGGCGTTTAAATCGGTAATCGAGGACCGGGAAATGGCCTTTCGCGCCAATTTGCTCGTCCATCACGAAGCGTTTGAAGAAATGCTGGCAGCAGGCGGCGGCTATCAGAAAGGTACGCGATATATCAAATTCGACAGTATGAAGATATTTACCGACGGCTCCTTGGGCGGACGCACAGCCCTGTTGAGCGAGCCTTATGTAGATCAAAAGGATACGAATGGAGTCGCGATATTCACTGAAAACGAGCTTCAGGAATGGGTGAAAAAAGCAAGGGATGCCGGAATGCCGATTGCTGTCCATGCGATTGGCGATCTCGCTTTTGAATACGTCTTGAATGCAATAGAAGCCCTTCCCCCGAAAAAGGGGCAGAGGGACCGGCTCATCCATGCGCAGATTGTCCGGCCGGAGCTGTTGGAGCGGGCGGCAAAGCTGCCGGTAATCTTTGATATCCAACCGGGTTTCGTCCCGTCAGATTTTCCGTGGGTGGAAGAAAAGGTCCCTGCCGATTTATTGGAATCCTCCTATGCCTGGAAAACCTATTTGAATTTGGGCATCATTTGTGCGGGAGGGTCGGATGCACCCATTGAACCATTAAATCCAATTTTGGGCATTCATGCAGCTGTCACAAGGATGAAAATCAACAGTGAGGACCGGACCGTATATGGCTTGGATGAAAGGCTTTCCGTATACGAGGCTTTCTCACTGTATACAAAAGGCAGTGCTGCAGCAATCGGCCAGGAAAAACGCCGCGGTGTGATCATGGATGGGTACGATGCCGATTTTACCGTATTTAATCTGGATGTTTTTGCTGTCGCGCCGGATGATCTTCTAAAAGCTGAGGCGGTCATGACGGTCATCGATGACAAAATCATGTATGATAAAAAATAA
- the mbcS gene encoding acyl-CoA synthetase MbcS has protein sequence MKREDLLAPEHYNLVSEMERFAKDPKKVAVLWENETGDKKQLTYENLLKSANKIGNAFKKKGLGKGDTVLIIIPRLVEAYQVYLAALKIGMIVIPCSEMLRAKDLQYRVNHGNVKGIISYHEYTHELNEIEGAESLLKFSIGKRIENWLDLNELADEESDQLTMADTKSEDMAFLSYTSGTTGNPKGVVHTHGWAYAHLKTSAANWLGISETDVVWATAGPGWQKWIWSPFLAVLGTGAAGLAYHGKFEAKKYLQLLQDYKVNALCCTPTEYRLMAKVDNLDDYDLSHLHSAVSAGEPLNQKVFEVFKNHFHIEVRDGYGQTENTLLVGVTKGMEIKLGSMGKPTPGNHVEIIDDSGKPCSPGIVGDIAVHVDTPALFKEYFKDPERTSQQFRGDYYITGDQAKKDEDGYFWFEGRSDDIIISSGYTIGPFEVEDALVKHPFVKECAVIASPDEIRGNVVKAYVVLMEDIDPNSQGLIQTLQSHVKELTAPYKYPRKIEFLEELPKTTSGKIKRVDLRKREEALLNN, from the coding sequence ATGAAGCGTGAAGACTTATTGGCTCCGGAACATTACAACTTAGTGAGTGAAATGGAACGTTTTGCAAAAGATCCAAAAAAAGTTGCCGTCCTCTGGGAGAACGAAACCGGTGACAAAAAACAACTTACATATGAGAATTTATTAAAGAGTGCAAATAAAATTGGAAATGCCTTCAAGAAAAAAGGACTGGGTAAAGGTGATACGGTCCTTATCATAATCCCTCGTTTGGTTGAAGCTTATCAAGTGTATTTAGCCGCATTGAAAATTGGCATGATTGTCATACCTTGTTCCGAAATGCTTCGTGCGAAGGACTTACAGTATCGAGTCAACCATGGTAATGTCAAAGGAATCATCAGTTATCATGAATATACTCATGAATTGAATGAAATAGAAGGGGCGGAAAGCCTCCTGAAATTTTCAATCGGAAAACGAATCGAAAATTGGCTGGATTTGAATGAGCTTGCCGATGAGGAATCAGATCAGCTGACTATGGCCGATACGAAGAGTGAGGATATGGCGTTCTTATCGTATACTTCCGGAACGACAGGAAACCCAAAAGGGGTCGTCCATACTCATGGATGGGCTTATGCCCATTTGAAAACGTCTGCAGCAAACTGGCTTGGCATCAGCGAAACGGATGTGGTTTGGGCAACTGCTGGCCCAGGGTGGCAAAAGTGGATCTGGAGTCCTTTCCTGGCGGTTCTGGGAACGGGAGCGGCCGGTCTTGCCTATCATGGGAAGTTCGAGGCGAAAAAATATCTTCAGCTGCTTCAGGACTACAAAGTGAATGCATTATGCTGCACACCGACGGAGTATCGATTGATGGCAAAGGTGGATAACCTTGATGACTATGATTTATCCCATCTTCATAGTGCTGTATCAGCGGGAGAGCCTTTAAATCAAAAGGTGTTCGAGGTCTTTAAAAACCATTTCCATATTGAAGTGCGTGATGGATATGGACAGACCGAAAATACCCTGTTGGTAGGTGTAACGAAAGGCATGGAAATTAAATTGGGCTCCATGGGCAAACCGACTCCTGGCAACCATGTGGAAATCATTGATGATTCCGGTAAACCTTGTTCTCCTGGCATAGTGGGGGATATTGCCGTACATGTAGATACACCTGCTCTTTTCAAAGAATATTTTAAAGATCCCGAGCGGACATCGCAGCAGTTCCGGGGGGACTATTATATCACCGGCGACCAAGCGAAAAAGGATGAAGATGGTTATTTCTGGTTTGAGGGTCGTTCTGATGATATCATCATCAGCTCGGGATATACGATTGGACCGTTTGAGGTGGAAGATGCACTCGTTAAGCATCCATTTGTTAAAGAGTGTGCCGTTATAGCAAGCCCTGATGAAATAAGGGGAAATGTGGTCAAGGCATATGTAGTCTTGATGGAGGATATCGATCCGAACAGCCAAGGCTTGATCCAGACGCTCCAATCGCACGTGAAGGAATTGACTGCCCCATATAAATATCCAAGGAAAATCGAATTTTTAGAAGAGCTGCCCAAAACGACATCAGGTAAAATCAAACGGGTGGATTTACGCAAAAGGGAAGAAGCACTCCTTAACAATTGA
- a CDS encoding alpha/beta-type small acid-soluble spore protein, with amino-acid sequence MANNNSSNELLVPGVEQALQQMKYEIATEFGVQLGADTTSRANGSVGGEITKRLVQMAEQQLGGGFNR; translated from the coding sequence ATGGCAAACAACAACAGCTCAAACGAATTATTGGTACCTGGAGTGGAACAAGCTCTACAACAAATGAAATATGAAATCGCTACAGAATTCGGCGTACAACTTGGTGCCGATACAACATCTCGCGCTAACGGTTCAGTTGGTGGAGAAATCACAAAACGCCTTGTTCAAATGGCTGAACAACAATTAGGCGGAGGATTCAACAGATAA
- the thiI gene encoding tRNA uracil 4-sulfurtransferase ThiI — protein MKFDHIIIRYGEISTKKRNRKGFVDKMKAHIRWSLKDIEGVVLTANRERMYVLLNGADHKPVIDRLKGIFGIQSLSPAIKIERDLEVMKTAALYYLNHTLEEVNTFKITTKRADKDFPYNTDEINRAIGGHLLRNTEDLKVDVKNPDLNLLVEVRREAVYLTGEIIQGAGGLPFGSSGKAMLMLSGGIDSPVAGFLSMKRGLDVEAIHFYSPPFTSERSRQKVIDLAGKLAEINGSMKVHIVPFTEIQLLIQKQIPENYSMTTTRRLMMRVADRIREKEEAMALITGESLGQVASQTMSSMFAINEVTNTPILRPLITMDKTEIIKIARELDTFEISNLPYEDCCTVFTPASPKTKPKREKVNYYESFVDFESLIEKAVSETEILTVKPGQTFDKEEAMEDLF, from the coding sequence ATGAAATTTGATCATATAATTATCCGTTATGGGGAAATCTCCACGAAAAAAAGAAACCGTAAAGGCTTTGTGGACAAAATGAAGGCACATATCCGCTGGAGTTTAAAAGATATAGAAGGCGTAGTGCTTACAGCCAACCGGGAGCGGATGTACGTTCTCTTGAACGGTGCGGACCATAAGCCTGTCATTGACCGGTTGAAAGGCATTTTTGGAATTCAGTCATTAAGCCCTGCAATAAAAATAGAGCGTGATCTGGAAGTGATGAAAACGGCAGCATTGTATTATCTTAATCATACTCTTGAAGAGGTGAACACGTTCAAAATCACGACAAAACGCGCGGATAAAGATTTTCCATATAATACCGATGAAATCAACAGGGCAATCGGCGGGCATTTACTCCGAAATACAGAAGATTTAAAAGTGGATGTAAAGAACCCTGATTTGAACCTGCTAGTGGAAGTGAGACGCGAAGCCGTGTATTTGACAGGTGAAATCATCCAGGGGGCAGGCGGTCTTCCATTCGGTTCAAGCGGGAAGGCGATGCTGATGCTTTCAGGAGGGATTGATAGCCCTGTTGCGGGATTCCTTTCGATGAAACGGGGATTGGACGTGGAAGCGATCCATTTTTACAGCCCGCCGTTCACAAGCGAACGTTCACGTCAAAAGGTCATTGATTTGGCAGGCAAGCTTGCAGAAATAAATGGAAGCATGAAAGTGCATATCGTTCCATTTACGGAAATCCAATTATTGATTCAAAAACAAATCCCGGAAAACTACTCAATGACTACAACCCGGCGTTTAATGATGCGGGTCGCCGATCGAATCCGTGAAAAGGAAGAAGCCATGGCACTGATTACCGGTGAAAGCCTTGGGCAGGTTGCGAGCCAGACGATGAGCAGCATGTTTGCCATAAATGAGGTGACGAATACACCGATCCTGCGTCCGCTGATTACAATGGATAAGACAGAAATCATCAAGATTGCCAGAGAGCTTGATACTTTTGAAATATCCAATCTGCCGTACGAGGATTGCTGCACGGTCTTTACGCCGGCAAGTCCAAAAACGAAACCGAAACGTGAAAAAGTCAATTACTATGAAAGCTTCGTCGACTTTGAATCCTTGATTGAAAAAGCGGTCTCCGAAACAGAAATATTAACGGTTAAACCTGGTCAGACTTTCGATAAGGAAGAAGCGATGGAAGACTTATTTTAA
- a CDS encoding cysteine desulfurase family protein — MIYFDNSATTKPYPEVIESFMKVTSNYFGNPSSLHGLGVQSEKLLSAARKQIADLLKVKSSEIYFTSGGTEGNNLAIKGAAHSQGNRGKHIITTAIEHPSVEDACQSLTKMGYEITYLPVNEFGQIDVTDVKEALREDTILVSVMHVNNEVGSIQPIAEIGKLLKQCPNVLFHVDHVQGTGKVSLSLREANVDLCTISGHKVHGLKGTGILYVREGVRVDPLFHGGNQETKIRSGTENVAGIVALSKALRISMDNQLLYHDKLQQIKTYLYKGLKEMDGVLVNSPEEGAPHIVNFSVPGLKSEVLLHALESEGIYVSTTSACSSKKRTISKTVDAMFHNSARSESVIRISTTYGNEMEEAKQVLAAIQKIVANLEKIMRVAK, encoded by the coding sequence ATGATTTATTTTGATAATAGTGCAACAACAAAACCGTATCCCGAAGTAATCGAATCATTCATGAAGGTTACTTCGAATTATTTCGGAAACCCCTCTTCGCTTCATGGACTTGGGGTGCAATCCGAAAAACTGCTTTCCGCAGCAAGAAAGCAGATCGCTGATTTACTAAAGGTGAAGAGTTCGGAAATATATTTCACTTCCGGGGGGACGGAAGGAAATAATCTTGCCATCAAAGGGGCCGCCCACTCCCAGGGAAATCGCGGCAAACACATAATCACGACAGCGATTGAACATCCTTCTGTAGAAGATGCATGCCAATCATTGACGAAAATGGGCTATGAGATCACATATCTTCCCGTTAACGAATTTGGGCAAATTGATGTAACGGATGTTAAGGAAGCATTGAGGGAAGATACCATTTTGGTTTCCGTCATGCATGTTAATAATGAAGTTGGCTCGATTCAGCCGATTGCTGAAATTGGCAAGTTGTTAAAACAATGTCCCAACGTGCTCTTTCATGTCGATCATGTACAGGGAACAGGCAAAGTTTCGTTGTCATTGCGTGAAGCCAATGTGGATTTATGCACAATTTCCGGCCACAAGGTTCACGGCTTGAAAGGGACAGGCATCCTCTATGTTCGTGAAGGCGTTCGGGTCGATCCGCTTTTCCATGGTGGCAATCAAGAAACGAAAATCAGGAGCGGCACCGAAAATGTTGCGGGAATCGTCGCCCTATCGAAGGCTTTGCGTATTAGTATGGACAATCAATTGCTGTATCATGATAAGTTGCAGCAAATCAAAACTTATTTATATAAAGGCTTGAAGGAAATGGACGGGGTATTGGTTAACAGTCCTGAGGAGGGTGCACCCCATATTGTGAATTTTTCCGTTCCGGGGCTTAAATCCGAGGTATTGCTGCATGCACTTGAATCGGAAGGAATATATGTTTCGACGACCAGTGCCTGTTCTTCGAAAAAAAGGACGATAAGCAAAACGGTGGATGCGATGTTCCATAATTCAGCCCGTTCCGAAAGCGTCATCCGAATCAGCACTACTTATGGAAATGAAATGGAAGAAGCAAAGCAAGTTCTGGCGGCGATACAGAAAATAGTCGCTAATTTAGAAAAAATAATGAGGGTTGCAAAATGA
- the ezrA gene encoding septation ring formation regulator EzrA, producing the protein MDYIIGVIVLILIFIIWGYFFKKRYFKEIDRLESWKISIMHRPVLEELSKVKQLNMTGETEEMFENWRIEWDAIITDHMPEVEELLFDAEEFVDKYRFSRSKEVQRKITVKLNEIEEMIKKILYELNELVGSEEKNRLEIEDIKESYRQLKKSLLAHRHNYGKAADKLENSLDEVVQILQKYEEETVNGNYLNARELVLSIKEKLAVLSVKMEMLPKLLVDSQTELHSQLHELKDGYEEMSGQGYLLSHIQFEQEISRLEEELELYKTQLENAETEAVEKGIKEMRDSIEVLYDLLEKEVLSKQYILKNDEVLRKTLSDLEYENDKLKVETIHVQHTYHLTENELDAQRKMEKQIAQISKRHQLLVLKMEDNVMASSLISEEMQGLAIQLKELQENQKDFTLKLQALRKDEMDARDALADLKRKMVDTGRLIAKSNIPGLPEEYKVVLQDAKESMDDVQGKLEEKPLDMAVVYIYLEKAVQQVDKVHEKTNELIEHMYLAEKVIQFGNRYRSSHDMVAESLRDAEAKFRSYEYQAALEAAATAIEKVDPGSLRKIGANIEEVLS; encoded by the coding sequence ATGGATTACATAATTGGGGTAATTGTATTAATTTTGATTTTCATCATTTGGGGTTATTTTTTCAAAAAAAGATATTTTAAAGAAATCGATCGATTGGAATCCTGGAAAATAAGCATCATGCACCGCCCCGTGCTGGAAGAGCTTTCTAAAGTCAAACAATTGAACATGACAGGTGAAACAGAGGAAATGTTCGAAAACTGGCGCATTGAATGGGACGCCATCATTACGGATCATATGCCCGAAGTCGAAGAGCTTTTATTCGATGCCGAGGAATTCGTCGATAAATACCGTTTCAGCCGATCAAAAGAGGTACAGCGCAAAATTACAGTCAAGCTGAATGAAATCGAGGAAATGATCAAAAAGATCTTATACGAACTGAATGAACTCGTAGGCAGTGAGGAAAAGAATCGATTGGAAATTGAGGATATCAAGGAATCCTACCGTCAATTGAAAAAATCCCTGCTTGCGCACAGGCATAATTATGGGAAAGCGGCAGATAAGCTGGAAAATTCCTTGGATGAAGTAGTGCAAATCCTCCAGAAGTATGAAGAAGAGACCGTGAACGGCAATTATTTGAATGCGAGGGAGCTTGTTCTATCCATTAAAGAAAAATTGGCGGTTCTGTCAGTTAAAATGGAAATGCTCCCAAAATTATTGGTAGATAGCCAAACAGAGCTGCATTCCCAGCTTCATGAATTGAAGGATGGTTATGAGGAGATGTCAGGACAAGGGTATCTGTTGAGCCATATCCAATTCGAGCAGGAAATATCACGGCTTGAGGAAGAACTGGAACTATATAAAACACAATTGGAAAATGCCGAAACGGAAGCCGTGGAAAAGGGCATAAAGGAAATGCGCGACAGCATTGAGGTGCTTTATGACCTTTTGGAAAAAGAAGTACTTTCAAAACAGTATATCTTGAAAAATGATGAAGTTCTTAGAAAAACGTTAAGTGACCTCGAATATGAAAACGATAAACTTAAAGTTGAAACCATACATGTTCAACACACATATCATTTGACGGAAAATGAGCTCGATGCACAACGGAAAATGGAAAAGCAGATTGCCCAGATTTCGAAACGCCATCAATTGCTCGTCTTGAAGATGGAGGATAATGTGATGGCAAGCTCCCTTATCAGCGAAGAGATGCAGGGACTGGCTATACAGTTGAAGGAATTACAGGAAAATCAGAAAGACTTTACCCTTAAATTACAGGCTTTACGAAAAGATGAAATGGATGCCAGGGATGCATTGGCCGACTTGAAACGCAAAATGGTCGATACTGGACGTTTAATTGCCAAAAGCAATATTCCAGGTCTTCCAGAAGAGTATAAAGTGGTGCTTCAGGACGCCAAAGAAAGCATGGACGACGTTCAGGGGAAACTTGAAGAAAAGCCGCTTGACATGGCCGTTGTTTATATTTATTTGGAAAAGGCGGTTCAACAGGTGGATAAGGTCCACGAAAAAACCAATGAATTGATCGAACATATGTATTTGGCCGAAAAGGTGATCCAATTCGGAAATCGCTATCGAAGCAGTCATGATATGGTTGCCGAGAGCCTTAGGGATGCCGAGGCCAAATTCCGAAGCTATGAATATCAAGCCGCATTGGAAGCGGCAGCCACGGCCATAGAAAAGGTCGACCCAGGCAGTTTACGAAAAATCGGGGCGAACATAGAAGAAGTCCTTTCCTGA
- the hisJ gene encoding histidinol-phosphatase HisJ gives MKADGHVHTPFCPHGSTDKFDEYITRGIELGLKEITFTEHAPLPRNFQDPTPEKDSGMDAALLLDYFQELRVLKERYKDKILIKTGLEVDFIEGYEIETKEFLDEIGEFLDDSILSVHFIRHQNSWHCIDFSDDGFGKIANELGSVDSVYTKYYDTLEKSIEADLGIYKPKRIGHITLVHKFQRRYPPASSFDERVYKVLDMIKDQRYELDYNGAGLVKPLCGEPYPPERFAKRALNLGIPLIYGSDAHQAKDLGQGHQALIAGFKG, from the coding sequence ATGAAAGCTGACGGCCATGTGCACACTCCGTTTTGCCCACACGGCTCTACGGATAAATTCGATGAATATATTACGCGGGGAATCGAGCTAGGATTAAAGGAAATCACATTTACGGAACATGCTCCATTGCCACGAAATTTTCAAGATCCTACTCCTGAAAAAGACAGCGGCATGGACGCTGCCCTGCTCCTGGATTACTTTCAAGAGCTCCGCGTACTGAAAGAACGCTATAAAGACAAAATCCTGATCAAAACAGGCCTGGAGGTTGACTTTATAGAGGGGTATGAAATTGAAACGAAAGAATTCCTCGACGAAATCGGAGAATTCCTTGATGATAGTATACTTTCCGTCCACTTCATCAGGCATCAAAACAGTTGGCATTGCATCGATTTCAGCGATGATGGGTTTGGCAAGATTGCCAATGAACTAGGTTCAGTGGATTCGGTTTATACCAAATATTACGATACACTGGAAAAATCAATAGAAGCTGATTTAGGCATATATAAACCAAAACGGATCGGGCACATTACGCTTGTCCATAAATTCCAGCGTCGATATCCGCCGGCATCAAGTTTTGACGAGCGGGTTTACAAGGTTCTCGACATGATCAAGGATCAAAGGTATGAACTAGATTATAATGGAGCAGGACTTGTAAAGCCGCTATGCGGTGAACCTTATCCTCCTGAACGATTTGCAAAACGTGCTTTAAATCTCGGCATTCCGCTTATTTACGGTTCCGATGCCCATCAGGCTAAAGATTTGGGTCAGGGCCATCAGGCACTGATTGCAGGGTTTAAAGGGTAA
- the refZ gene encoding forespore capture DNA-binding protein RefZ, whose translation MNRQTPTKQAIVEAALHLFHLKGYHATSIRDIANKARVNAANIAYYFKNKQGLLEFCFISYLEEYILVLEKNMTLLELKGPQHCLMNLVKDILAFQRENFLAARFIYGESSLDSNLNREIHSTYFTKEKSYFQYILEQGIKSRSFQQVSVPMYMLQLKGLLTAPVLHTHYAMDVLHVFPQEAYYTNIYANEVGRFLQDTLFIAEDLQPLLAGRP comes from the coding sequence ATGAATCGCCAGACGCCAACGAAACAAGCCATTGTGGAAGCTGCATTGCATTTATTTCATTTAAAAGGCTATCATGCTACATCCATACGGGATATTGCGAATAAAGCGAGAGTGAACGCTGCAAATATTGCTTACTATTTCAAGAATAAGCAGGGATTGCTGGAATTCTGTTTCATTTCCTATTTAGAAGAGTATATCCTGGTCCTTGAGAAGAACATGACATTGCTCGAACTTAAAGGCCCACAGCATTGCTTGATGAATCTTGTAAAGGATATTCTCGCTTTCCAGAGGGAAAACTTCCTTGCTGCACGGTTCATATATGGGGAATCTTCACTTGATTCCAATTTAAACCGCGAAATTCATTCGACTTATTTTACTAAGGAAAAGTCTTACTTTCAATATATTTTGGAACAAGGAATCAAGAGCAGGAGTTTCCAGCAGGTCTCCGTTCCCATGTATATGCTGCAGTTGAAGGGATTATTGACGGCACCTGTCCTGCATACCCATTATGCGATGGATGTGCTTCATGTCTTCCCGCAGGAAGCCTATTACACGAATATTTATGCCAATGAAGTCGGACGTTTTCTGCAAGATACCCTTTTCATTGCCGAAGACCTACAGCCACTGTTAGCCGGCCGGCCTTAA